A stretch of Castanea sativa cultivar Marrone di Chiusa Pesio chromosome 2, ASM4071231v1 DNA encodes these proteins:
- the LOC142625952 gene encoding magnesium transporter MRS2-I-like, with protein sequence MGRDGYVVPADPGAGAAMISANVNVNLNLKKKNQSARSWILLDSRGEGTNLDVDKYAIMHRVHIHARDLRILDPLLSYPSTILGRDKAIVLNLEHIKAIITAEEVLLRDPSDENVIPVVEELQRRLPPANTVPQGPGDGKEYPGGQNDIDAGEEDESPFEFRALEVALEAICSFLAARTTELETNAYPALDDLMSKISSRNLDRVRKLKSAMTRLTARVQKVRDELEQLLDDDDDMADLYLSRKLAGTSSPVSGSGAANWFPTSPTIGSKISRASRASVVTVRGDENDVEELEMLLEAYFMQIDGTLNKLTTLREYIDDTEDYINIQLDNHRNQLIQLELFLSSGTVCLSIYSLIAGIFGVNIPYTWNDDYGYMFKWVIIVSGAICAFLFILIISYARYKGLVGS encoded by the exons ATGGGTCGAGACGGGTACGTGGTGCCGGCGGACCCGGGTGCCGGTGCAGCCATGATAAGCGCGAATGTGAACGTGAACttgaatttgaagaagaaaaaccaGTCTGCGAGGAGTTGGATACTGCTAGACTCCAGAGGAGAAGGGACCAATCTAGATGTGGACAAGTACGCTATAATGCACCGCGTTCACATCCACGCACGTGATCTCCGTATTCTCGATCCCTTGTTGTCTTACCCTTCCACCATTCTTGGCCGTGACAAAGCCATCGTTCTCAATTTAGAG CATATCAAGGCAATTATCACTGCTGAAGAG GTATTGCTTCGGGATCCATCAGATGAAAATGTTATCCCTGTTGTTGAGGAGCTTCAAAGGCGATTGCCTCCTGCAAATACCGTTCCTCAAGGTCCAGGTGATGGGAAAGAGTACCCAGGGGGCCAAAATGACATTGATGCGGGTGAAGAAGATG AGTCTCCATTTGAATTCCGGGCCCTGGAGGTAGCTTTGGAAGCTATATGTAGTTTCCTTGCTGCACGCACAACAGAATTGGAGACTAATGCTTATCCTGCATTAGATGACCTTATGTCTAAG ATTAGTAGCCGTAACTTGGATAGGGTTCGTAAATTGAAGAGTGCAATGACAAGGTTAACTGCTCGGGTTCAAAAG GTTAGAGATGAACTTGAACAACtacttgatgatgatgatgatatggCTGACCTTTACTTGTCAAGAAAGTTGGCTGGTACGTCTTCACCAGTTAGTGGCTCTGGCGCTGCCAATTGGTTTCCTACCTCCCCTACCATTGGCTCAAAGATATCCAGAGCAAGTAGAGCTAGTGTGGTAACAGTTCGTGGGGATGAGAATGATGTGGAGGAGCTTGAAATGTTACTGGAG GCTTACTTTATGCAAATTGATGGCACATTGAACAAATTAACCACA CTTCGAGAATACATTGATGATACGGAAGATTACATCAATATTCAG CTTGACAATCATCGAAATCAGCTGATTCAG TTGGAACTCTTTCTAAGTTCAGGAACCGTTTGTTTATCCATCTATTCTTTAATTGCTGGAATATTTGGAGTAAACATCCCATATACCTGGAATGATGATTATGGTTACATGTTTAAATGG GTGATCATTGTCTCAGGAGCAATCTGTGCCTTTCTCTTTATACTGATTATTTCTTACGCACGCTACAAGGGATTGGTTGGATCTTGA